The Streptomyces europaeiscabiei genome window below encodes:
- a CDS encoding sugar ABC transporter substrate-binding protein: MNRTSLPRSRRTASVVAAAAAATLVLAGCSSSSGGKEAEEGGADAAAGKADTPRMKVAMVTHAPSGDTFWDIIRKGAQAAAAKDNVELIYSNDESASGQATLIQNAIDQKVDGIAVTLAKPDALKDAIAKAQKAGIPVVGFNSGMDVWKEQGLLSFFGQDEAVSGQAFGNKLNETGAKHALCVVQVQGHVGLEARCAGVKKTFKGKTENLYVNGNDMPATKSTISAKLKQDSSIDQVVTLGAPFALTAVESISDAGSKAKVATFDLNKELTDAIKAGDIEFAVDQQPYLQGYLAVDSLWLYKNNGNYSGGGEEPVLTGPAFVDKDNVDTIAKFAAKGTR, from the coding sequence ATGAACCGAACCTCCCTTCCCCGCTCTCGCAGAACAGCCTCCGTCGTGGCCGCGGCCGCCGCGGCCACCCTGGTCCTCGCGGGCTGCTCCAGCAGCTCCGGCGGCAAGGAGGCCGAGGAGGGCGGGGCGGACGCCGCGGCCGGCAAGGCCGACACGCCCCGTATGAAGGTCGCGATGGTCACCCACGCGCCGTCCGGCGACACCTTCTGGGACATCATCCGCAAGGGCGCCCAGGCCGCCGCCGCCAAGGACAACGTCGAGCTGATCTACTCCAACGACGAGAGCGCAAGCGGCCAGGCGACGCTGATCCAGAACGCGATCGACCAGAAGGTCGACGGCATCGCCGTCACCCTCGCCAAGCCCGACGCCCTCAAGGACGCCATCGCCAAGGCACAGAAGGCCGGCATCCCCGTCGTCGGCTTCAACTCCGGCATGGACGTCTGGAAGGAGCAGGGGCTGCTCTCCTTCTTCGGCCAGGACGAGGCCGTCTCCGGCCAGGCCTTCGGCAACAAGCTCAACGAGACCGGCGCCAAGCACGCGCTCTGCGTCGTCCAGGTCCAGGGGCACGTAGGCCTGGAGGCCCGCTGCGCCGGCGTGAAGAAGACCTTCAAGGGCAAGACCGAGAACCTCTACGTCAACGGCAACGACATGCCCGCGACCAAGTCGACCATCTCGGCCAAGCTCAAGCAGGACTCCTCGATCGACCAGGTCGTCACCCTCGGCGCCCCGTTCGCGCTGACGGCGGTGGAGTCGATCTCGGACGCGGGCAGCAAGGCGAAGGTCGCCACGTTCGACCTGAACAAGGAGCTCACGGACGCCATCAAGGCGGGCGACATCGAGTTCGCCGTCGACCAGCAGCCCTACCTGCAGGGCTACCTGGCCGTGGACTCGCTCTGGCTCTACAAGAACAACGGAAACTACAGCGGCGGTGGCGAGGAGCCGGTGCTGACCGGCCCGGCCTTCGTCGACAAGGACAACGTCGACACGATCGCCAAGTTCGCCGCGAAGGGCACCCGGTGA
- a CDS encoding LacI family DNA-binding transcriptional regulator, whose amino-acid sequence MGDGDPVRHRNGANKRPRLEDVAARVGLSTASVSLVLRGVAGPSERTRQRVLRAAADLGYQVDRTASVLASRRSRLLGVMIDIYSPFHAELVDHLHVAAEEVGYDLVLSTLTRTRDEHTAVETLLAYRSEALILLGPTVPTATLAALDRKAPVIAVGRRISDAALDVVRTADDDGVGQIVDHLVGLGHRAITYVDGGKGVIATDRRRGYRTAMRRHGLDEHISVLRGDHTEAAGERAAGQLLEAGDLPTAVVAFNDQCAIGVLAALARAGVEIPGRVSVVGYDDDTHSRLSCFNLTTVSQGAEAQARHAVTAAVERLDQDRTEPREVVLTPRLVLRGTTAKPV is encoded by the coding sequence GTGGGCGACGGTGATCCCGTACGTCACCGGAATGGCGCGAACAAGCGTCCCCGGCTGGAGGACGTGGCCGCGCGGGTGGGCCTGTCCACCGCGTCGGTGTCTCTTGTGCTGCGTGGGGTGGCCGGTCCCAGTGAGCGGACGCGGCAACGTGTCCTCAGGGCGGCCGCAGACCTCGGCTATCAGGTGGACCGTACGGCCAGCGTGCTCGCGAGCCGGCGCAGCCGTCTGCTGGGCGTCATGATCGACATCTACAGCCCGTTCCACGCCGAGTTGGTCGACCATCTGCATGTGGCGGCCGAGGAGGTCGGCTATGACCTGGTGCTCAGCACCCTGACGCGCACCCGCGACGAGCACACGGCCGTCGAGACGCTGCTCGCCTACCGCAGCGAGGCCCTGATCCTCCTCGGCCCGACCGTCCCCACCGCGACCCTCGCCGCCCTCGACCGCAAGGCGCCGGTCATCGCCGTCGGCCGCCGGATCTCCGACGCGGCCCTGGACGTCGTGCGCACCGCTGACGACGACGGGGTCGGCCAGATCGTCGACCATCTCGTCGGGCTCGGCCATCGTGCGATCACCTATGTCGACGGTGGCAAGGGCGTGATCGCCACCGATCGGCGCCGGGGTTACCGCACCGCCATGCGCCGCCACGGCCTGGACGAACACATCAGCGTCCTGCGCGGCGACCACACCGAAGCGGCCGGCGAGCGCGCCGCGGGCCAGCTACTCGAAGCCGGCGATCTTCCCACCGCCGTCGTCGCCTTCAACGACCAGTGCGCCATCGGCGTCCTGGCCGCCCTGGCCCGCGCCGGGGTCGAGATCCCTGGCCGGGTGTCCGTGGTCGGCTACGACGACGACACCCACTCCCGGCTGAGCTGCTTCAATCTGACCACGGTCAGCCAGGGGGCCGAGGCGCAGGCGCGGCATGCGGTGACCGCGGCCGTCGAGCGCCTCGACCAGGACCGGACCGAACCCCGCGAGGTCGTCCTCACCCCGCGTCTCGTCCTCCGGGGGACGACGGCGAAGCCCGTCTGA
- a CDS encoding NAD(P)/FAD-dependent oxidoreductase gives MNRDLVVVGAGIVGASVAYHAARAGANVTLVDAGRPGAGVTADSFAWIGSSGVLTVPAAGLRATATAEYHRLGAELPGLPVTWSGSLSWNRHDSAPDAGPGQTILDAATVATLEPALRQPPEWAVWAPGDGAVDSVGVTERLVEAARTHGARVHLDTPVTAVRRDTAGRIAGVDTTAGPLSGATVVLAAGVATAALGAPLGVRVPVEPSPSQLFRLSAPAGLVRTVVNTEDFDLRQVAPDRLIAAADSPERTLAAVRSTFHGAGSVELLSTRIGVRPMPADGEPIVGPVAEVPGLYLAVMHSAVTLAAAVGRLVARELVDGTVESALSGCRPDRF, from the coding sequence GTGAACAGGGACTTGGTCGTCGTGGGCGCCGGCATTGTCGGCGCATCGGTGGCCTATCACGCCGCCCGGGCGGGCGCCAACGTGACGTTGGTCGACGCCGGGCGGCCAGGCGCCGGCGTGACGGCGGACTCGTTCGCCTGGATCGGATCGTCCGGCGTGCTCACAGTTCCGGCCGCCGGGCTGCGGGCCACCGCGACGGCGGAGTACCACCGGCTCGGGGCCGAGTTGCCGGGACTCCCAGTGACCTGGTCCGGCTCGCTGAGCTGGAACAGGCATGACAGTGCGCCGGACGCCGGACCCGGGCAGACGATCCTGGATGCGGCCACCGTGGCGACGCTCGAGCCCGCCCTTCGGCAGCCTCCGGAGTGGGCTGTCTGGGCGCCAGGTGACGGCGCTGTTGACTCGGTGGGCGTGACCGAGCGGCTGGTCGAGGCCGCTCGCACCCATGGAGCCCGGGTACATCTGGACACGCCGGTTACCGCGGTCCGCCGGGACACGGCGGGCCGGATCGCCGGGGTCGATACGACAGCAGGACCCCTCTCCGGTGCGACGGTGGTGCTGGCGGCCGGAGTTGCCACGGCCGCGCTGGGCGCACCGCTCGGTGTGCGCGTCCCGGTCGAACCGTCGCCGTCGCAGCTGTTCCGGCTCAGCGCCCCGGCCGGTCTGGTCCGCACCGTGGTCAACACCGAGGACTTCGATCTTCGGCAGGTCGCCCCGGACCGACTGATCGCCGCCGCGGACTCGCCCGAACGAACCCTTGCCGCCGTCCGGTCCACCTTCCATGGCGCCGGGAGCGTCGAACTGCTCAGCACCCGAATCGGAGTGCGCCCCATGCCGGCCGACGGTGAGCCGATCGTCGGCCCGGTCGCCGAGGTCCCCGGCCTCTACTTGGCAGTGATGCACTCGGCGGTCACGCTCGCCGCGGCCGTGGGCCGCCTGGTCGCGCGGGAGTTGGTCGACGGGACCGTTGAGTCGGCTCTGTCAGGTTGCCGCCCGGATCGCTTTTAA
- a CDS encoding class I SAM-dependent methyltransferase, with translation MQQESLWDVDAAQHYDTPGTGMFAPGILGPTVDRLAGLAGDGAALEFAVGTGRVAVPLAERGVPVTGIELSRPMVDQLRTKADEATIPVVIGDMATSVAPGKYTLVYLVYNTISNLLTQAEQVECFRNAARHLTPGGRFVIELWVPELRKLPPGQAAVVWGSEPGYIGLDTYDVLNQHVVSHHFHFDETGQARLGRGPHRYIWPAELDLMAQLAGFELETRHADWTGAEFTAESRSHVSAYRYRLEAA, from the coding sequence ATGCAGCAGGAATCTCTCTGGGACGTCGATGCCGCCCAGCACTATGACACGCCCGGGACGGGCATGTTCGCGCCCGGGATCCTGGGGCCGACCGTGGATCGCCTCGCCGGACTCGCAGGCGACGGAGCAGCACTCGAATTCGCTGTCGGCACCGGCCGGGTGGCCGTCCCGCTGGCTGAGCGAGGAGTACCGGTCACCGGCATCGAGTTGTCGCGGCCGATGGTCGATCAACTGCGCACCAAGGCAGACGAAGCGACGATTCCCGTGGTCATCGGTGACATGGCGACCTCAGTGGCCCCCGGGAAGTACACGCTGGTCTACCTCGTCTACAACACCATTTCCAACCTCCTCACCCAGGCTGAGCAGGTCGAGTGCTTCCGCAACGCCGCCCGCCACCTCACACCCGGCGGCCGGTTCGTCATCGAGCTCTGGGTGCCCGAGCTGCGCAAGCTTCCACCCGGGCAGGCGGCGGTCGTCTGGGGCTCTGAGCCCGGATACATCGGTCTGGACACCTACGACGTTCTGAACCAGCACGTCGTATCGCACCACTTCCACTTCGACGAGACCGGGCAGGCCCGGCTGGGGCGCGGCCCGCACCGCTACATCTGGCCGGCCGAACTCGACCTCATGGCGCAACTGGCCGGATTCGAGCTGGAGACCAGGCACGCGGACTGGACGGGTGCCGAGTTCACCGCCGAGTCGCGGTCGCACGTCTCCGCCTACCGATACCGACTGGAGGCTGCGTAG
- a CDS encoding AAA family ATPase: MTAYELLLIGGGAGVGKTTVAWEVSAALQGKGTAHCLIEGDYMDQIHPAPQDDPHRAAITERNTAAVWSNYAALGQRRLVYTNTVSILEAPMISRAMGGGEVRATCVLLTAGETTVRERLAQRETGSQLTAHIERSLRNARELDEKAPAGTVRIPTDGRSVEDIAVDVIKAAAW, from the coding sequence GTGACCGCTTACGAACTGTTGCTCATCGGTGGTGGGGCGGGCGTCGGCAAGACGACCGTCGCATGGGAGGTATCTGCGGCATTGCAGGGGAAGGGAACGGCGCACTGTCTGATCGAGGGCGACTACATGGACCAGATCCATCCGGCCCCACAGGACGACCCTCACCGCGCGGCCATCACCGAACGGAACACCGCGGCGGTCTGGTCGAACTACGCCGCTCTGGGCCAGCGTCGCCTCGTCTACACGAACACGGTGAGCATCCTGGAAGCGCCGATGATCAGCCGGGCCATGGGCGGCGGCGAGGTCCGAGCCACCTGCGTCCTACTCACGGCAGGGGAGACGACCGTGCGGGAACGCCTCGCCCAACGCGAAACCGGCTCGCAGCTCACCGCCCACATCGAGCGGAGCCTGCGGAACGCACGGGAACTGGACGAGAAGGCTCCGGCGGGCACTGTTCGTATCCCGACCGACGGCCGGTCGGTCGAGGACATCGCCGTGGACGTGATCAAGGCGGCTGCTTGGTAG
- a CDS encoding HIT family protein, with amino-acid sequence MPDHGCVFCAIARGQAEASIVFEDEWVLAFMDLQPVTPGHLLVIPKAHAEGLEDLQEDIGGRVWTVAHRLGRALRLSGLRCEGVNLFLADGEAAFQEVFHVHLHVFPRFQGDPFRIEAGWRVRERHLLDETAAAVRSGITALEDPVAEAAGGVGPPGVLEQP; translated from the coding sequence TTGCCGGACCACGGATGTGTCTTCTGCGCGATCGCGCGAGGCCAGGCTGAGGCCAGCATCGTCTTCGAGGACGAATGGGTCCTCGCGTTCATGGACCTCCAACCCGTGACCCCGGGGCACTTGCTCGTCATCCCGAAGGCACATGCGGAGGGGCTGGAAGATTTGCAGGAGGACATCGGCGGGCGGGTCTGGACGGTGGCGCACCGGCTCGGACGCGCGCTGCGGCTGTCCGGCCTGCGGTGCGAGGGGGTCAATCTCTTCCTGGCCGATGGCGAGGCTGCCTTCCAGGAGGTCTTTCACGTCCACCTGCATGTCTTCCCCCGCTTCCAAGGGGATCCGTTCCGCATCGAGGCGGGCTGGCGGGTGCGCGAACGTCATCTGCTGGACGAGACGGCAGCGGCGGTCCGCAGCGGAATCACCGCCCTGGAGGACCCCGTTGCTGAGGCGGCGGGTGGAGTCGGGCCACCGGGCGTCCTGGAGCAGCCGTAA
- a CDS encoding aminoglycoside phosphotransferase family protein gives MKQDPENGLTAAGPDMPAATGSRRMAWSAMPREVTARIERLLGSPVAEAISQPGGFSEGLAARVRLANGRRVFIKATSALRAPAVADFHRREIAVSDRLPQEVPAPRLLDAYDDGTWVVLAFEEILGRLPAQPWQREELARVLAAVTDMAEILTPSPVNEALLGEPRLGGWLAVADDAAVRGKVGKLSSWAARHFDELAALEENASLDGSTLLHGDLYPFNIMLTADRVFVVDWPHAWIGPRHCDAVTLMSSASLSGVDPQPIAEHHPLTRDLDPVQVNEVLALHAGFLLRAAAMAGPAADPHLVTMMATLGLASLRWLRQRRRL, from the coding sequence ATGAAACAGGACCCCGAAAACGGCCTCACAGCGGCGGGCCCGGACATGCCCGCAGCGACAGGCAGCCGGAGGATGGCCTGGTCGGCGATGCCGCGCGAGGTGACCGCAAGGATCGAGCGGTTGCTCGGCAGCCCGGTGGCTGAGGCGATCAGCCAGCCGGGCGGGTTTTCCGAGGGCTTGGCCGCACGCGTGCGCCTGGCGAACGGCAGACGTGTGTTCATCAAGGCGACGAGCGCGCTGAGGGCACCGGCGGTGGCGGACTTCCATCGCCGAGAGATCGCGGTGTCCGACCGGCTTCCCCAAGAGGTACCGGCCCCACGTTTGCTCGATGCGTACGACGACGGCACCTGGGTGGTGCTGGCCTTCGAGGAGATCCTTGGACGTCTGCCAGCTCAGCCGTGGCAGCGGGAGGAACTCGCCCGGGTACTCGCGGCGGTGACCGACATGGCGGAGATACTGACGCCGTCGCCCGTGAACGAGGCGCTCTTGGGCGAGCCGCGCCTTGGAGGATGGCTGGCGGTGGCGGACGATGCCGCAGTCAGGGGCAAGGTGGGAAAGCTGTCGTCGTGGGCGGCCCGTCACTTCGACGAACTCGCGGCGTTGGAGGAGAACGCTTCGCTGGATGGCTCCACCCTCCTGCACGGAGACCTGTACCCGTTCAACATCATGCTGACCGCGGACCGCGTCTTCGTCGTCGACTGGCCGCACGCCTGGATCGGTCCCCGCCACTGTGACGCGGTCACGTTGATGTCCAGTGCTTCCCTCAGCGGCGTGGATCCGCAGCCGATCGCCGAGCACCACCCGCTCACCCGCGATCTCGACCCCGTCCAGGTCAACGAAGTGCTGGCACTGCACGCCGGATTCCTCCTGCGAGCCGCCGCCATGGCCGGGCCGGCCGCCGATCCCCACCTGGTGACCATGATGGCCACGTTGGGGCTCGCTTCACTGCGCTGGCTACGACAGCGACGACGGCTGTGA
- a CDS encoding aminoglycoside phosphotransferase family protein translates to MKMHANQRTVSPETVRTLVDQQFPEWRSLLVRSIAAQGTVNALFRIGDRFAARFPLEAADVEPTRRWLESEAEAARELAGRTRFPTPEPVALGEPGAGYPLPWSVQTWLPGVVADDEDPGESVAFAHDLADLIGDLRAIDTRGRTFAGTGRGGDLQSHDAWMETCFRHSEQLLDVPRLRRIWATLRDLPRGAAEDVMAHCDLIPGNVLVSAGRLVGILDVGGFGPADPSLDLVSAWHLLEAGPRQVLRDHLGSDDLEWERGKAWAFVQAMGLVWYYVESNPVMSRMGHRSLERILADSSLRSST, encoded by the coding sequence ATGAAGATGCACGCCAACCAGCGGACGGTGTCGCCTGAAACGGTGCGCACGTTGGTCGATCAGCAGTTTCCTGAGTGGCGGAGCCTGCTGGTCAGGAGCATCGCTGCGCAGGGTACGGTTAACGCCCTCTTCCGCATCGGCGATCGGTTCGCAGCTCGATTCCCTCTTGAGGCCGCAGACGTCGAGCCGACCCGGCGCTGGCTGGAGTCCGAGGCGGAAGCGGCTCGCGAGCTGGCAGGTCGTACCCGTTTCCCCACGCCCGAGCCGGTCGCGCTCGGTGAACCCGGGGCAGGCTACCCACTTCCGTGGTCGGTGCAGACGTGGCTGCCCGGGGTCGTGGCCGACGATGAGGACCCCGGCGAATCGGTGGCGTTTGCCCACGACTTGGCCGATCTCATCGGCGACCTCCGCGCGATCGACACGCGTGGCCGCACGTTCGCCGGCACAGGTCGAGGAGGCGACCTGCAATCCCATGACGCGTGGATGGAGACCTGTTTCAGACACAGTGAGCAACTCCTGGATGTCCCTCGGCTTCGCCGTATCTGGGCAACTTTGCGTGATCTGCCGCGAGGTGCAGCTGAGGACGTCATGGCCCATTGCGATCTGATTCCTGGCAACGTGCTCGTGTCCGCCGGCCGTCTTGTGGGGATTCTCGACGTTGGCGGCTTCGGGCCGGCTGACCCTTCTCTGGATCTCGTGAGCGCGTGGCATTTGCTCGAGGCCGGGCCGCGGCAGGTGCTCCGCGATCACCTGGGTAGCGACGACCTTGAATGGGAGCGAGGCAAGGCGTGGGCTTTCGTTCAAGCGATGGGGTTGGTCTGGTACTACGTCGAAAGCAACCCGGTCATGAGTCGGATGGGTCACCGATCCTTGGAACGCATCCTGGCGGACAGTTCGCTTCGATCATCGACGTGA
- a CDS encoding phosphotransferase family protein, with amino-acid sequence MCTVDGQGAYLKVTPAMLGAEAIAAALRELRFYQDLAPLAPVRTPRLFGHLDTEDGVAVLLEAAGEAQEPGAWTPRMWADLGRELAGLHSMPLPTKAEWTRPDALREALADPDLEQINAFWAPTLPQLPELLAHRAELGDQMDAVPPVFIHGDCHTDNLVYSRGAGSVVFCDWQAAGIGRPASDLAFLSVRATPAGMTAPQALIDAYVDSRPCERHTLRSALLAEELAVFLLLWPSFAAFNSVLGIARVRRRTLEIAERWLDA; translated from the coding sequence GTGTGTACGGTCGACGGCCAAGGTGCGTACCTCAAGGTCACTCCTGCCATGCTGGGCGCGGAGGCGATCGCGGCCGCTCTGCGAGAGCTGCGCTTCTATCAGGACCTCGCGCCGCTCGCGCCGGTACGCACGCCAAGGCTCTTCGGCCACCTGGACACCGAGGACGGCGTGGCTGTGCTGCTTGAGGCGGCCGGCGAGGCTCAGGAGCCCGGCGCGTGGACGCCACGGATGTGGGCGGACTTGGGCCGGGAACTGGCCGGCCTGCACAGCATGCCGTTGCCTACGAAGGCGGAGTGGACCCGCCCCGACGCGCTGCGCGAGGCTCTCGCCGACCCCGACCTGGAGCAGATCAATGCCTTCTGGGCCCCCACGCTCCCGCAGCTCCCCGAACTCCTTGCTCATCGAGCCGAGTTGGGGGACCAGATGGATGCCGTACCGCCGGTCTTCATCCACGGCGACTGCCACACGGACAACCTTGTGTACTCCCGCGGAGCCGGTTCAGTCGTCTTCTGCGACTGGCAGGCAGCCGGTATCGGCCGCCCCGCCTCCGATCTGGCCTTCCTCAGCGTTCGCGCCACACCTGCCGGCATGACGGCCCCTCAGGCGCTGATCGACGCGTACGTGGACAGTCGGCCGTGTGAACGCCACACGCTGCGGAGCGCGTTGCTGGCGGAGGAACTCGCGGTCTTCCTGTTGCTGTGGCCGTCCTTCGCCGCGTTCAACAGTGTCCTGGGGATAGCCCGCGTGCGTCGAAGGACGCTCGAAATCGCGGAGCGTTGGCTCGACGCGTGA
- a CDS encoding HIT family protein — MDAYEARARRGPCFVCAFVSGHPDYAHHTVFEDDDHVAFLDRWPTLSGKILVAPRRHVEHVVRDLDQESYVRLMLVVREVALAVEDCVGAERTYLYSLGSQQGNAHLHWHIAGLPSDVPYEQQQFHALMTENGVLAMRPEEFVDMAARIRERIVARGGLQTL; from the coding sequence ATGGATGCGTACGAGGCCAGAGCACGTCGAGGGCCGTGTTTCGTATGCGCCTTTGTGTCGGGGCACCCCGACTATGCGCATCACACAGTCTTCGAGGACGACGATCACGTCGCGTTCCTCGACCGGTGGCCGACCCTGTCCGGCAAGATCCTGGTCGCGCCCAGGAGGCATGTCGAGCACGTCGTTCGTGATCTCGACCAAGAGTCGTACGTCCGGCTCATGCTGGTCGTTCGGGAGGTCGCCTTGGCGGTGGAAGACTGCGTGGGAGCCGAGCGGACATATCTTTATTCGCTGGGGAGCCAGCAGGGCAACGCGCATCTCCACTGGCACATCGCCGGTCTGCCGTCGGACGTGCCGTATGAGCAGCAGCAGTTCCACGCGCTGATGACAGAGAACGGTGTGTTGGCCATGCGGCCCGAGGAGTTCGTTGACATGGCCGCGCGTATCCGTGAGCGCATCGTGGCCCGAGGCGGGCTCCAGACGCTGTGA